A DNA window from Brassica napus cultivar Da-Ae chromosome C1, Da-Ae, whole genome shotgun sequence contains the following coding sequences:
- the LOC106345851 gene encoding ABC transporter E family member 1 isoform X2, with protein sequence MADRLTRIAIVSEDRCKPKKCRQECKKSCPVVKTGRLCIEVTPTSKTAFLSEELCIGCGICVKKCPFEAIQIINLPKDLEKDTTHRYRSNAFKLHRLPVPRPGQVLGLVGTNGIGKSTALKILAGKLKPNLGRFDNPPDWQEILAHFRGSELQSYFTRVVEENLKIKKIVQGDLGKMLEKLDERGMREQIVADLELNPVLDRRARDVSGGELQRFAIAAVFIKKAEIYMFDEPSSFLDVRQRLKAAQVIRSLLRPDSYVIVVEHDLSVLDYLSDFVCCLYGKPTAYGVVTLPFSVREGINVFLAGFIPTENLRFRDESLTFKVSETPQESDGEVKSYARYKYPNMSKTLGSFKLEVMEGDFTDSQIVVMLGENGTGKTTFIRMLAGALKPDEGVEEDMPVFNVSYKPQTYDAQRECSVRQLLHERIRDAYMHPQFVSDVMKPLQIEQLLDQAICTLSGGESQRVGITLCLGKPADIYLIDEPSAYLDSEQRITASKVIKRFILHAKKTAFIVEHDFIMATYLADRVIVYEGQPSIKCMAHSPQSLLSGMNLFLSHLNITFRRDPTNFRPRINKLESTKDREQKSAGSYYYLDD encoded by the exons ATGGCAGATCGATTGACGCGGATTGCTATTGTGAGCGAAGACCGGTGCAAACCAAAAAAATGTCGCCAGGAATGCAAGAAGAGCTGTCCTGTTGTCAAGACAG GGAGACTTTGTATTGAAGTCACTCCTACTTCCAAGACGGCATTCTTATCAGAGGAGCTGTGTATAGGATGTGGTATCTGCGTGAAG AAATGCCCGTTTGAGGCTATTCAAATTATCAATCTTCCAAAGGATCTAGAGAAAGATACAACCCACCGCTATAGGTCCAATGCTTTCAAATTGCACAGGCTCCCAGTTCCAAGGCCGGGCCAAGTCCTAGGGTTGGTCGGGACAAACGGTATTGGGAAATCAACGGCTCTCAAAATCTTGGCTGGAAAACTTAAACCAAATCTTGGCAGGTTCGAT AATCCTCCGGACTGGCAAGAAATTTTGGCCCACTTCCGCGGGTCAGAACTTCAAAGCTATTTCACCCGAGTTGTAGAAGAAAATCTAAAG ataaaaaaaattgttcaaggTGATCTTGGGAAGATGCTTGAGAAGCTGGACGAGAGAGGAATGAGGGAGCAGATTGTCGCTGATCTGGAATTGAACCCGGTACTGGACCGTAGAGCAAGAGATGTATCTGGTGGAGAGCTTCAGAGGTTTGCCATTGCCGCTGTTTTCATCAAGAAGGCTGAGATATACATGTTTGATGAACCATCTAGCTTCCTCGATGTGAGGCAAAGACTCAAAGCTGCTCAAGTTATACGCTCACTCCTCAGGCCTGAcag CTACGTGATTGTTGTGGAGCATGACCTCAGCGTCCTAGACTATTTGTCAGACTTCGTCTGCTGTCTGTATGGAAAACCAACAGCATATGGTGTCGTGACTCTCCCCTTTTCTGTCAGAGAAGGAATCAACGTGTTCTTGGCTGGCTTTATTCCCACTGAAAACTTGCGTTTCAGGGACGAATCTCTGACCTTCAAG GTTTCTGAGACTCCACAAGAAAGTGATGGGGAAGTGAAGTCCTATGCAAGATACAAATACCCAAACATGAGTAAGACTCTTGGAAGTTTCAAGCTGGAGGTGATGGAAGGTGACTTCACCGACTCTCAGATTGTTGTAATGCTTGGGGAGAACGGTACTGGGAAAACTACCTTCATCCGGATGCTG GCAGGTGCACTGAAACCTGACGAGGGTGTAGAAGAAGATATGCCAGTGTTTAATGTGTCTTACAAACCGCAAACTTATGATGCGCAGCGTGAGTGTTCAGTGAGACAGTTGCTCCATGAGAGGATCCGTGATGCTTATATGCATCCTCAATTTGTATCGGATGTAATGAAACCGCTTCAGATTGAGCAGCTGTTGGATCAAGCAATTTGCACGCTCTCGGGTGGAGAGTCGCAGAGGGTTGGCATAACGTTATGCCTGGGGAAGCCTGCTGATATATATCTGATAGATGAGCCAAGTGCGTATCTCGACTCTGAGCAGAGAATCACAGCGTCAAAGGTCATAAAGCGCTTCATCCTCCACGCAAAGAAAACAGCCTTTATTGTGGAGCATGACTTTATTATGGCAACCTATCTGGCGGACCGAGTCATAGTGTATGAAGGACAACCATCTATCAAGTGTATGGCTCATTCTCCACAGTCACTCCTTAGCGGAATGAACCTCTTCTTATCG CACCTGAACATCACATTCAGACGTGATCCCACTAACTTCAGGCCAAGGATCAACAAATTAGAGTCTACAAAGGACAGGGAGCAGAAGTCTGCTGGCTCATACTACTACTTGGACGActga
- the LOC106351017 gene encoding uncharacterized protein LOC106351017 translates to MNQIISCVENACTMRQAPGDLKKRLETMSVYLCETTSHSAYAEAIITGFFQSAGSNVTEETSLLSVKNEIHGVFNAYGPVLLPYANTLNLQIQVIDTVERICLEADSSFFPAFGYIIQVLSNHGVDFEAIQVWKTRKNKERDEGTLSPREVALLTNLLGTPIGPAGAILQEYDLGQASQDARNMGF, encoded by the exons ATGAATCAG ATCATTTCCTGCGTTGAAAACGCTTGTACGATGCGTCAAGCACCTGGGGATCTCAAAAAGAGGCTTGAGACAATGTCCGTGTACTTATGTGAAACTACTTCACACTCAGCCTACGCAGAGGCCATAATTACTGGATTTTTCCAGTCGGCGGGGAGCAATGTAACTGAGGAAACAAGCT TGCTCTCCGTCAAAAATGAGATCCATGGAGTTTTCAATGCTTACGGTCCGGTTCTATTACCATATGCAAATACCCTAAATTTAcaa ATCCAAGTGATCGATACTGTGGAGAGAATCTGCCTTGAAGCGGACTCATCGTTTTTTCCAGCTTTCGGTTAC ATAATTCAGGTTCTGTCGAACCACGGTGTGGACTTCGAAGCAATTCAGGTTTGGAAAACCCGTAAGAACAAGGAACGGGATGAAGGAACGTTGTCACCACGAGAGGTAGCGCTGCTGACAAACTTGCTGGGTACGCCGATAGGACCTGCCGGTGCGATCCTTCAGGAGTACGATCTTGGCCAGGCTAGCCAAGACGCCAGAAACATGGGCTTCTAA
- the LOC106351016 gene encoding dirigent protein 22-like, translating to MSKLILILAAQILLLTIFASAGDGGNFASTMNPNRLHEKEKLTHIRVYWHDIRSGQNPSSIMIQPPVRKYSSTYFGSITMIDNTLTSDVPINSTVVGRAQGFYAGAAQRQLGFLMAMTFAFKTGEYNGSTITILGRNTVLSEVREMPVVGGSGIFRFARGYVEARTKSFDLKLGDANVEYNCFVLHY from the coding sequence ATGTCAAAGCTCATTCTTATCCTCGCCGCACAAATCCTCCTCCTCACCATCTTTGCCTCCGCCGGAGACGGTGGAAACTTCGCAAGCACAATGAACCCGAACCGCCTCCACGAGAAGGAGAAACTCACTCATATCCGAGTCTATTGGCATGACATCCGAAGCGGTCAAAACCCTAGTTCCATTATGATCCAGCCGCCGGTTAGGAAGTACTCCTCAACCTACTTCGGATCAATCACAATGATAGACAACACACTAACATCTGATGTGCCGATTAACTCTACAGTCGTGGGTCGGGCCCAAGGTTTCTACGCAGGAGCGGCCCAACGTCAGCTAGGTTTCTTGATGGCGATGACTTTCGCTTTCAAGACGGGGGAGTATAATGGAAGTACGATCACGATTCTTGGTCGGAACACAGTGCTCTCTGAAGTTAGGGAAATGCCGGTGGTCGGAGGAAGTGGAATCTTCCGGTTCGCTAGAGGATATGTCGAGGCTAGGACTAAGTCGTTCGATCTAAAATTAGGAGATGCGAACGTTGAGTATAACTGTTTTGTCTTGCATTACTAA
- the LOC106349589 gene encoding uncharacterized protein LOC106349589 — protein MDGNLAEVMKGMSLGEDKSIIILEDDDFCAVERWGRSIMGCLLNPECQNMGRMLKTMPKIWKVYDKVRGLALTKERFQFVFDLEIDIQMLYNLPTNYLTLKTIDAVADGISHVKVIEFDPEKPLLNDYIRVQVVLDLNQPIPDKKSVTLRRTNQICGCRQKCPLLQTSRNNGKGVAGRHTGIENSTSGVRQHHNNLADKIMPLLAPSIPPGFEPLSSVVASKVFEQMIIYMNCADSEERLLREAKMKKMLNELSHDPIAQRSCLRLEIAPRVSTDGHAGRGKIFDFSRVQADQLYDITKLSSKVHATRRNHTSASLTERDQLKKIEETSGL, from the exons ATGGACGGAAATTTAGCGGAGGTTATGAAAGGCATGTCACTGGGTGAAGATAAATCAATCATAATTCTGGAGGATGATGACTTCTGCGCAGTCGAAAGATGGGGAAGAAGTATTATGGGTTGTCTCCTTAACCCTGAATGTCAGAACATGGGGAGGATGCTGAAGACCATGCCTAAGATCTGGAAGGTTTACGACAAAGTTCGAGGGTTAGCTCTTACTAAAGAGAGGTTCCAATTTGTCTTTGATCTGGAAATAGATATACAGATG CTCTACAACCTCCCAACAAACTACTTGACACTGAAGACAATTGATGCAGTCGCTGATGGTATCAGTCATGTTAAAGTGATAGAATTTGACCCTGAGAAACCACTGTTGAATGACTATATTAGAGTACAAGTGGTTTTGGATCTGAATCAACCAATTCCAGACAAGAAATCAGTGACACTGCGGAGGACGAATCAAATATGTGGATGTAGG CAAAAATGCCCACTCCTTCAAACTTCAAGGAACAATGGAAAGGGTGTCGCTGGACGCCACACTGGAATAGAAAATTCGACTTCAGGAGTAAGGCAACACCATAATAACTTGGCTGACAAGATCATGCCTTTGCTCGCTCCATCCATTCCTCCTGGCTTTGAGCCGCTTTCGTCTGTGGTAGCTTCTAAGGTTTTTGAACAGATGATAATCTACATGAACTGTGCTGATTCAGAGGAAAGATTGCTTAGAGAAGCAAAGATGAAGAAAATGTTAAATGAACTATCACATGATCCTATTGCACAACGGTCTTGCTTACGTTTGGAAATTGCCCCAAGAGTGTCAACAGATGGTCATGCTGGCAGAGGGAAAATCTTTGATTTTAGTAGAGTCCAAGCAGACCAGCTATATGATATTACAAAATTGTCATCTAAGGTTCATGCTACCCGAAGAAATCACACATCTGCAAGTTTGACAGAAAGAGATCAGTTGAAGAAGATTGAGGAGACGAGTGGTTTATAA
- the LOC106345851 gene encoding ABC transporter E family member 1 isoform X1: MADRLTRIAIVSEDRCKPKKCRQECKKSCPVVKTGRLCIEVTPTSKTAFLSEELCIGCGICVKKCPFEAIQIINLPKDLEKDTTHRYRSNAFKLHRLPVPRPGQVLGLVGTNGIGKSTALKILAGKLKPNLGRFDNPPDWQEILAHFRGSELQSYFTRVVEENLKTAIKPQHVDQIKKIVQGDLGKMLEKLDERGMREQIVADLELNPVLDRRARDVSGGELQRFAIAAVFIKKAEIYMFDEPSSFLDVRQRLKAAQVIRSLLRPDSYVIVVEHDLSVLDYLSDFVCCLYGKPTAYGVVTLPFSVREGINVFLAGFIPTENLRFRDESLTFKVSETPQESDGEVKSYARYKYPNMSKTLGSFKLEVMEGDFTDSQIVVMLGENGTGKTTFIRMLAGALKPDEGVEEDMPVFNVSYKPQTYDAQRECSVRQLLHERIRDAYMHPQFVSDVMKPLQIEQLLDQAICTLSGGESQRVGITLCLGKPADIYLIDEPSAYLDSEQRITASKVIKRFILHAKKTAFIVEHDFIMATYLADRVIVYEGQPSIKCMAHSPQSLLSGMNLFLSHLNITFRRDPTNFRPRINKLESTKDREQKSAGSYYYLDD; the protein is encoded by the exons ATGGCAGATCGATTGACGCGGATTGCTATTGTGAGCGAAGACCGGTGCAAACCAAAAAAATGTCGCCAGGAATGCAAGAAGAGCTGTCCTGTTGTCAAGACAG GGAGACTTTGTATTGAAGTCACTCCTACTTCCAAGACGGCATTCTTATCAGAGGAGCTGTGTATAGGATGTGGTATCTGCGTGAAG AAATGCCCGTTTGAGGCTATTCAAATTATCAATCTTCCAAAGGATCTAGAGAAAGATACAACCCACCGCTATAGGTCCAATGCTTTCAAATTGCACAGGCTCCCAGTTCCAAGGCCGGGCCAAGTCCTAGGGTTGGTCGGGACAAACGGTATTGGGAAATCAACGGCTCTCAAAATCTTGGCTGGAAAACTTAAACCAAATCTTGGCAGGTTCGAT AATCCTCCGGACTGGCAAGAAATTTTGGCCCACTTCCGCGGGTCAGAACTTCAAAGCTATTTCACCCGAGTTGTAGAAGAAAATCTAAAG ACGGCTATAAAGCCCCAACATGTGGaccagataaaaaaaattgttcaaggTGATCTTGGGAAGATGCTTGAGAAGCTGGACGAGAGAGGAATGAGGGAGCAGATTGTCGCTGATCTGGAATTGAACCCGGTACTGGACCGTAGAGCAAGAGATGTATCTGGTGGAGAGCTTCAGAGGTTTGCCATTGCCGCTGTTTTCATCAAGAAGGCTGAGATATACATGTTTGATGAACCATCTAGCTTCCTCGATGTGAGGCAAAGACTCAAAGCTGCTCAAGTTATACGCTCACTCCTCAGGCCTGAcag CTACGTGATTGTTGTGGAGCATGACCTCAGCGTCCTAGACTATTTGTCAGACTTCGTCTGCTGTCTGTATGGAAAACCAACAGCATATGGTGTCGTGACTCTCCCCTTTTCTGTCAGAGAAGGAATCAACGTGTTCTTGGCTGGCTTTATTCCCACTGAAAACTTGCGTTTCAGGGACGAATCTCTGACCTTCAAG GTTTCTGAGACTCCACAAGAAAGTGATGGGGAAGTGAAGTCCTATGCAAGATACAAATACCCAAACATGAGTAAGACTCTTGGAAGTTTCAAGCTGGAGGTGATGGAAGGTGACTTCACCGACTCTCAGATTGTTGTAATGCTTGGGGAGAACGGTACTGGGAAAACTACCTTCATCCGGATGCTG GCAGGTGCACTGAAACCTGACGAGGGTGTAGAAGAAGATATGCCAGTGTTTAATGTGTCTTACAAACCGCAAACTTATGATGCGCAGCGTGAGTGTTCAGTGAGACAGTTGCTCCATGAGAGGATCCGTGATGCTTATATGCATCCTCAATTTGTATCGGATGTAATGAAACCGCTTCAGATTGAGCAGCTGTTGGATCAAGCAATTTGCACGCTCTCGGGTGGAGAGTCGCAGAGGGTTGGCATAACGTTATGCCTGGGGAAGCCTGCTGATATATATCTGATAGATGAGCCAAGTGCGTATCTCGACTCTGAGCAGAGAATCACAGCGTCAAAGGTCATAAAGCGCTTCATCCTCCACGCAAAGAAAACAGCCTTTATTGTGGAGCATGACTTTATTATGGCAACCTATCTGGCGGACCGAGTCATAGTGTATGAAGGACAACCATCTATCAAGTGTATGGCTCATTCTCCACAGTCACTCCTTAGCGGAATGAACCTCTTCTTATCG CACCTGAACATCACATTCAGACGTGATCCCACTAACTTCAGGCCAAGGATCAACAAATTAGAGTCTACAAAGGACAGGGAGCAGAAGTCTGCTGGCTCATACTACTACTTGGACGActga